ATTCTTTTTACTGCAAATTCAATAACTCTTTCTGGGTATTTACCTTCAAGGAGTTTACCAGCAGTAATTTCTTTAATACCACCAGGGTGACCTGTATGACGGTAGTAAAATTTACCATCTTTTCTATCGGCTTTTCTGCCTGTAAGTCTTACTTTTTCAGCATTAGTAATAACTACGTAATCACCACAGTCCATGTGAGGAGTAAATGTAGCTTTATGCTTTCCACGGAGGATCTTTGCAACTTCAGCTGCAAGCCTACCTAATACTAAACCAGATGCATCAATATGCACCCAATTTTTTTGTACATCTTTTTCTTTTAATACAAAAGTACTCATAGTTTAACCTTAAAATTTAAGTTATTTACTCGGCAACCGAATGTTTTTCTTTCATTTCTGTAATACGTGCAGATTTACCACGGAGTTTTCTCATGTAGTATAATTTCGCTCTACGTACTCTACCGCGTTTAACAACAACGATTTTATCAATTCTTGGCGAATATAATGGGAAAATTCTTTCTACGCCTATGTTATGGGAAAGCTTTCTAACAACAAATGATGAAGCATATCCTTTATTTCTTACTGCGATGCAAAGTCCTTCGAAAACCTGAATCCTTTCATTGTTTCCTTCAACGATTTTTGCATGCACGCTAATTGTATCACCCGCTTTAAATTCTGGGTGTGACTTATTTTCTGTCAATTTTTGAATTTGAGCATTATTGAAAAGCTCTAACTTATTCATATTTTGCCTCGTTACAACCTATAATTTTAGATTCTTTAAAATTTTTCCAAAGATCTGGA
This genomic stretch from Alphaproteobacteria bacterium 33-17 harbors:
- a CDS encoding 50S ribosomal protein L13, which produces MSTFVLKEKDVQKNWVHIDASGLVLGRLAAEVAKILRGKHKATFTPHMDCGDYVVITNAEKVRLTGRKADRKDGKFYYRHTGHPGGIKEITAGKLLEGKYPERVIEFAVKRMISRGTMGRKQMSHLFIYAGEEHPHTAQQPATLDIRSKNPKNSQHN
- a CDS encoding 50S ribosomal protein L19, whose amino-acid sequence is MNKLELFNNAQIQKLTENKSHPEFKAGDTISVHAKIVEGNNERIQVFEGLCIAVRNKGYASSFVVRKLSHNIGVERIFPLYSPRIDKIVVVKRGRVRRAKLYYMRKLRGKSARITEMKEKHSVAE